One window of the Hoplias malabaricus isolate fHopMal1 chromosome Y, fHopMal1.hap1, whole genome shotgun sequence genome contains the following:
- the sst2 gene encoding somatostatin 2 produces the protein MPSSALRLSLSLMCLLVAVGVISCGRPHMLLNPALEGSRGGPAGEEIAERLSLPELQWMLSNSELGPVQVGESQSRMELVRRDNPVTAKPVNCMNYFWKSRTAC, from the exons atgcCCTCCTCAGCTCTccgcctctccctctctctcatgtgCCTGCTCGTGGCCGTGGGCGTCATCTCATGCGGTCGGCCTCACATGCTTCTGAATCCTGCTCTGGAAGGGTCTCGTGGGGGTCCAGCTGGAGAAGAG ATAGCAGAGAGACTGAGTCTCCCTGAACTGCAGTGGATGCTGAGTAACTCAGAGCTGGGTCCAGTGCAGGTGGGCGAGTCTCAGAGCAGGATGGAGCTGGTACGGAGGGACAACCCGGTCACAGCCAAACCGGTCAACTGCATGAACTACTTCTGGAAGTCCAGGACAGCTTGCTGA